In Capsicum annuum cultivar UCD-10X-F1 chromosome 11, UCD10Xv1.1, whole genome shotgun sequence, one genomic interval encodes:
- the LOC107847807 gene encoding glycosyltransferase family 92 protein RCOM_0530710, with amino-acid sequence MDSSDHRKRKRIFRPSTYPYSLVYVFTVRSFVLCFSFVIFMFLLSYHNIPFTSSVFRPVLVVSSLSLLSSSSDLYSTSHSFQDLSSSLLDLTIEGRVLFPDHVLLMVNKNDLAVKDTDFECVYGSNIEGDGVVVKEKAFSVDVYGESESGVLVRCPLPPANYSAVVNLRSFRRSGVMKKSNQTVNSWENVAYAATLDGNTVVVFVKGLNLRPDRESDSRQFSCHFGVGSFEKDGRYALGTKAITAAQEVVRCSVPLSIVKSPEKARGIRVTIGMLPHIHAKANEHVFLPSVAKISDLKYEKRKNVGNVKYDLCVCTMVWNQASALREWITYHSWLGVERWFIYDNNSDDNIKDVIEELETENYNVTRHVWPWIKTQEAGFSHCALRAKQECSWVSFMDVDEYFYFPYSTPGHQSLRSRGYAGQHSLRSLVANLSLSSPRIAEIRTTCHSFGPSGLNSAPSQGITVGYTCRLKSPERHKSIIRPDALDTTLLNVVHHFHLRKGFRYMNLPQSTAVINHYKYQVWEVFRAKFFRRVATYVADWQNNQNEGSRDRAPGLGTEAIEPPNWPLQFCEVWDTGLRDFVLSNFADLSTGLLPWEKSSF; translated from the coding sequence atggaTTCTTCTGACCATCGTAAGAGAAAAAGGATTTTCAGACCATCTACTTATCCTTATTCACTTGTTTATGTTTTTACTGTAAGGtcttttgttttatgttttagCTTCGTGATTTTTATGTTCCTTCTTTCTTATCATAATATTCCTTTTACTTCTTCTGTTTTTCGACCTGTTTTAGTTGTTTCTAGCTTATCTTTACTGTCTTCTTCTTCTGACTTGTATTCTACTTCTCATTCGTTTCAAGATTTGAGTAGTTCTTTATTGGATTTAACTATTGAGGGTCGGGTTCTTTTTCCTGATCATGTGTTGCTAATGGTAAACAAGAACGATTTAGCTGTTAAGGATACGGATTTTGAGTGTGTTTATGGTAGTAATATAGAAGGTGATGGTGTTGTAGTGAAGGAGAAGGCATTTTCTGTTGATGTTTATGGTGAATCTGAATCCGGGGTACTCGTTAGATGTCCACTCCCTCCAGCTAATTATTCAGCTGTGGTGAATTTGAGGAGTTTTAGGAGGagtggggtgatgaagaagagtAATCAGACGGTGAATTCGTGGGAAAATGTGGCGTATGCTGCTACTTTGGATGGTAATACAGTAGTTGTGTTTGTAAAGGGATTGAATTTGAGGCCTGATAGAGAATCGGATTCGAGGCAGTTTAGTTGTCATTTTGGTGTAGGAAGTTTTGAAAAAGATGGAAGATATGCACTTGGAACTAAGGCAATTACTGCTGCTCAAGAAGTTGTTAGGTGTTCGGTGCCATTGAGTATAGTGAAGAGTCCTGAGAAGGCTCGTGGTATACGAGTAACTATCGGTATGTTGCCTCATATTCATGCTAAAGCTAATGAGCATGTGTTTTTGCCTTCAGTAGCTAAGATTAGTGACTTGAAGTATGAGAAAAGGAAGAATGTTGGAAATGTGAAGTATGATCTTTGTGTGTGTACTATGGTGTGGAATCAAGCTTCAGCGCTTCGCGAATGGATCACGTATCATTCTTGGCTTGGAGTTGAAAGGTGGTTCATTTATGATAATAACAGTGATGACAATATTAAAGACGTCATTGAAGAACTTGAGACGGAGAATTACAATGTGACACGACATGTTTGGCCGTGGATCAAGACTCAAGAAGCAGGTTTTTCGCATTGTGCTCTTAGAGCAAAGCAAGAATGCAGTTGGGTATCTTTCATGGACGTGGATGAGTATTTCTATTTTCCGTATTCTACACCAGGGCATCAAAGTTTAAGAAGCAGAGGCTATGCTGGACAGCATTCCCTTCGATCTCTCGTGGCAAATTTATCATTGTCGTCACCAAGAATTGCAGAGATTAGAACAACTTGCCATAGTTTTGGACCATCTGGTCTGAATTCAGCTCCCTCTCAGGGTATCACTGTCGGATATACTTGTCGTCTTAAGAGCCCTGAGAGACACAAATCAATCATACGCCCCGATGCTTTGGACACCACTCTTCTCAATGTGGTGCATCATTTCCACTTGAGGAAAGGATTTAGGTACATGAATTTGCCACAAAGTACTGCAGTGATAAATCATTACAAATACCAAGTGTGGGAGGTTTTCAGAGCGAAATTCTTCAGACGAGTGGCGACATATGTTGCTGATTGGCAGAATAATCAAAATGAAGGATCAAGGGATAGAGCACCTGGTTTAGGGACAGAGGCCATTGAGCCACCAAATTGGCCATTACAATTCTGTGAAGTTTGGGATACCGGCCTTAGAGACTTTGTGTTGTCAAACTTTGCTGATTTATCAACTGGTTTATTGCCTTGGGAGAAGTCTTCTTTTTAA